In one Cellulomonas sp. JZ18 genomic region, the following are encoded:
- the purH gene encoding bifunctional phosphoribosylaminoimidazolecarboxamide formyltransferase/IMP cyclohydrolase: MSDAPTSPASDATRRPVRRALLSVYDKSGLVELATALHAAGVELVSTGSTAATVAAAGVPVTRVEDLTGFPECLDGRVKTLHPRVHAGILADTRRPEHLAQLDELGVAPFELVVVNLYPFTQTVASGADVDACVEQIDIGGPSMVRAAAKNHPSVAVVVDPARYDEVVAAVAAGGFTLAERTRLAAQAFVHTATYDVAVASWMGNVATTTDEVDGVSTGFPAWVGATWERSDVLRYGENPHQRAALYTSGHGPGGLAQARQLHGKAMSYNNYVDADAAWRAAHDHDAPTVAIIKHANPCGIAVGTDVADAHAKAHACDPVSAFGGVIATNRVVTLAAAEQIAPVFTEVVVAPGFDDDALALLSQKKNIRLLVVDTPPAGGVEMRPVSGGLLLQSVDRLDAPGDDPSAWTLAAGEPADEATLADLRFAWRAVRAVKSNAILLAHDGASVGVGMGQVNRVDSCRLAVERANAGDVERARGAVAASDAFFPFADGLQVLLDAGVRAVVQPGGSVRDEEVVAAAAAAGVTLYLTGTRHFAH, from the coding sequence ATGTCCGACGCGCCCACGTCCCCCGCCTCCGACGCCACGCGCCGCCCCGTGCGCCGCGCGCTGCTGTCCGTGTACGACAAGTCCGGCCTCGTCGAGCTCGCCACCGCGCTGCACGCGGCGGGCGTGGAGCTCGTCTCGACCGGGTCGACGGCCGCCACGGTGGCCGCGGCCGGCGTCCCGGTGACGCGCGTCGAGGACCTCACCGGGTTCCCCGAGTGCCTCGACGGCCGGGTCAAGACGCTGCACCCGCGGGTGCACGCCGGGATCCTCGCGGACACCCGCCGCCCCGAGCACCTGGCGCAGCTCGACGAGCTCGGCGTCGCGCCGTTCGAGCTGGTCGTCGTCAACCTGTACCCGTTCACGCAGACCGTCGCGTCCGGCGCGGACGTCGACGCGTGCGTCGAGCAGATCGACATCGGCGGCCCGTCCATGGTCCGCGCGGCCGCGAAGAACCACCCGAGCGTCGCGGTCGTCGTCGACCCCGCGCGCTACGACGAGGTCGTCGCCGCGGTGGCGGCCGGGGGCTTCACGCTGGCGGAGCGCACGCGCCTCGCGGCGCAGGCGTTCGTGCACACCGCGACCTACGACGTCGCGGTCGCGTCCTGGATGGGCAACGTCGCGACGACGACCGACGAGGTCGACGGCGTGAGCACGGGCTTCCCCGCGTGGGTGGGCGCCACGTGGGAGCGCTCGGACGTGCTGCGCTACGGCGAGAACCCGCACCAGCGCGCCGCGCTCTACACGTCCGGGCACGGACCGGGCGGGCTCGCCCAGGCCCGGCAGCTGCACGGCAAGGCCATGAGCTACAACAACTACGTCGACGCCGACGCCGCCTGGCGCGCCGCGCACGACCACGACGCGCCGACGGTCGCCATCATCAAGCACGCGAACCCCTGCGGCATCGCCGTCGGCACCGACGTCGCGGACGCGCACGCCAAGGCCCACGCGTGCGACCCCGTCTCCGCCTTCGGCGGCGTGATCGCCACCAACCGCGTCGTCACGCTCGCCGCCGCCGAGCAGATCGCCCCCGTCTTCACCGAGGTGGTCGTCGCGCCGGGGTTCGACGACGACGCGCTCGCGCTGCTGTCGCAGAAGAAGAACATCCGCCTGCTCGTCGTGGACACCCCGCCGGCCGGAGGGGTGGAGATGCGCCCCGTGTCGGGCGGGTTGCTCCTGCAGTCCGTGGACCGGCTCGACGCACCGGGCGACGACCCGTCGGCGTGGACGCTGGCGGCCGGCGAGCCCGCGGACGAGGCGACGCTCGCCGACCTGCGCTTCGCCTGGCGGGCCGTGCGGGCCGTGAAGTCGAACGCGATCCTGCTCGCGCACGACGGCGCGTCGGTGGGCGTCGGCATGGGCCAGGTGAACCGCGTGGACTCGTGCCGCCTGGCGGTCGAGCGTGCGAACGCCGGCGACGTCGAGCGGGCGCGCGGTGCGGTCGCGGCGTCCGACGCGTTCTTCCCGTTCGCCGACGGCCTGCAGGTGCTGCTCGACGCCGGCGTGCGCGCGGTCGTGCAGCCCGGCGGCTCGGTGCGGGACGAGGAGGTCGTCGCCGCTGCGGCCGCGGCCGGCGTCACCCTCTACCTCACGGGCACGCGGCACTTCGCGCACTGA
- a CDS encoding NADP-dependent isocitrate dehydrogenase yields MAKIKVVGPVVELDGDEMTRIIWQFIKDRLIHPYLDIDLRYYDLSIQNRDATDDQVTIDAAHAIKEHGVGVKCATITPDEARVEEFGLKKMWVSPNGTIRNILGGVVFREPIIISNIPRLVPGWNKPIIIGRHAHGDQYKSTNFKVPGAGKITMTFEPADGSEPQQFEVVTMPEAGGVAMGMYNFNESIRDFARASFAYGLQRGYPVYLSTKNTILKAYDGAFKDIFQEVFDTEFKERFDAAGLTYEHRLIDDMVAAAMKWEGGYVWACKNYDGDVQSDTVAQGFGSLGLMTSVLMTPDGKTVEAEAAHGTVTRHYRQHQQGKPTSTNPIASIFAWTGGLKHRGKLDGTPEVTQFAETLEDVVITTVESGKMTKDLALLIGKDQPWLTTEEFLAALDENLAARLG; encoded by the coding sequence ATGGCGAAGATCAAGGTCGTCGGACCTGTCGTCGAGCTCGACGGCGACGAGATGACGCGCATCATCTGGCAGTTCATCAAGGACCGCCTGATCCACCCGTACCTCGACATCGACCTGCGGTACTACGACCTGTCGATCCAGAACCGCGACGCGACGGACGACCAGGTCACGATCGACGCGGCCCACGCCATCAAGGAGCACGGCGTCGGCGTCAAGTGCGCGACGATCACGCCCGACGAGGCGCGCGTCGAGGAGTTCGGCCTGAAGAAGATGTGGGTCTCGCCCAACGGGACGATCCGCAACATCCTCGGCGGCGTCGTCTTCCGCGAGCCGATCATCATCAGCAACATCCCGCGGCTCGTCCCGGGCTGGAACAAGCCGATCATCATCGGCCGCCACGCCCACGGCGACCAGTACAAGTCGACGAACTTCAAGGTGCCCGGCGCCGGGAAGATCACGATGACGTTCGAGCCGGCCGACGGCTCGGAGCCGCAGCAGTTCGAGGTCGTGACGATGCCCGAGGCGGGCGGCGTCGCGATGGGCATGTACAACTTCAACGAGTCGATCCGCGACTTCGCGCGCGCCTCGTTCGCGTACGGCCTGCAGCGCGGGTACCCCGTGTACCTGTCGACGAAGAACACGATCCTCAAGGCGTACGACGGCGCCTTCAAGGACATCTTCCAGGAGGTGTTCGACACCGAGTTCAAGGAGCGGTTCGACGCCGCCGGGCTCACCTACGAGCACCGCCTGATCGACGACATGGTCGCCGCCGCGATGAAGTGGGAGGGCGGCTACGTCTGGGCGTGCAAGAACTACGACGGCGACGTCCAGTCCGACACCGTCGCGCAGGGCTTCGGCTCGCTCGGCCTCATGACGTCGGTCCTCATGACCCCGGACGGCAAGACCGTCGAGGCCGAGGCGGCGCACGGCACGGTCACGCGCCACTACCGCCAGCACCAGCAGGGCAAGCCGACGTCGACGAACCCGATCGCGTCGATCTTCGCCTGGACCGGCGGCCTCAAGCACCGCGGCAAGCTGGACGGCACGCCCGAGGTCACGCAGTTCGCGGAGACGCTCGAGGACGTCGTCATCACGACCGTCGAGAGCGGCAAGATGACGAAGGACCTCGCGCTGCTCATCGGCAAGGACCAGCCGTGGCTCACCACGGAGGAGTTCCTCGCGGCGCTCGACGAGAACCTCGCGGCGCGCCTGGGCTGA
- a CDS encoding aquaporin, whose product MSQQKPDSPEGTPLPEDPNATAATTPADATLPAAAAGTPAPAAPGAGTSATASAAAPGTTAGSTAGSTAASTAGSAAGSTAGSTSATPARPAVDEVAEEDAYVVPAGTVVTATPGLLARLGAEALGTFFLVLAGVGIALYATFSNVGGGLAVALGFGIALLASIVAFGAVSGGHFNPAVTFGACLAGRTPFRDLLPYWLAQVVGGALAAAVLYLTIPSGLPGLVSQTGDTSRRGLFSGTANGYGDHSPLARLSGEQAEFTLVAALLVEVVATAVFVGVILGATDRRANKAHVPFAVGLSLTVLLLVATPVTNGSLNPARSLAAAIFSESWALEQVWLFWVAPLLGAAIAALVYRAFAAEPAEDSLFGEDETYVVEDDVVVVDERRP is encoded by the coding sequence ATGTCCCAGCAGAAGCCTGACAGCCCCGAGGGCACTCCCCTGCCCGAGGACCCGAACGCGACGGCCGCGACGACGCCCGCGGACGCCACCCTGCCGGCCGCCGCCGCGGGCACGCCCGCCCCGGCCGCACCCGGCGCCGGCACCTCGGCAACCGCGTCGGCAGCCGCACCGGGCACGACCGCCGGGTCGACCGCGGGGTCCACCGCCGCGTCCACCGCGGGGTCCGCCGCCGGGTCCACCGCCGGGTCCACCTCGGCGACGCCGGCCCGCCCGGCCGTCGACGAGGTCGCCGAGGAGGACGCGTACGTCGTCCCGGCAGGCACGGTCGTCACCGCGACGCCCGGCCTGCTCGCCCGCCTGGGCGCCGAGGCCCTCGGCACGTTCTTCCTCGTGCTCGCCGGTGTCGGCATCGCGCTGTACGCGACGTTCAGCAACGTCGGCGGCGGGCTGGCCGTCGCGCTCGGCTTCGGCATCGCGCTGCTCGCGAGCATCGTCGCGTTCGGCGCCGTCTCCGGCGGCCACTTCAACCCCGCGGTCACGTTCGGGGCGTGCCTGGCCGGCCGCACCCCGTTCCGCGACCTGCTGCCCTACTGGCTCGCGCAGGTCGTCGGTGGCGCCCTCGCCGCCGCCGTGCTGTACCTGACCATCCCCTCGGGCCTGCCCGGGCTCGTCAGCCAGACCGGCGACACGTCCCGCCGCGGCCTGTTCAGCGGCACGGCGAACGGCTACGGCGACCACTCCCCGCTCGCGCGCCTGTCCGGCGAGCAGGCCGAGTTCACGCTCGTCGCCGCCCTGCTCGTGGAGGTCGTCGCGACGGCCGTGTTCGTCGGCGTCATCCTCGGCGCCACCGACCGCCGGGCGAACAAGGCGCACGTGCCGTTCGCGGTCGGCCTGTCGCTGACGGTCCTGCTGCTCGTCGCGACGCCCGTCACGAACGGCTCGCTCAACCCGGCCCGCTCCCTCGCGGCCGCGATCTTCTCCGAGAGCTGGGCGCTCGAGCAGGTGTGGCTGTTCTGGGTCGCGCCGCTGCTCGGTGCCGCGATCGCGGCCCTCGTGTACCGCGCGTTCGCGGCCGAGCCCGCTGAGGACTCGCTGTTCGGCGAGGACGAGACGTACGTGGTCGAGGACGACGTCGTCGTCGTCGACGAGCGCCGTCCCTGA
- a CDS encoding TetR-like C-terminal domain-containing protein, with amino-acid sequence MTSAVPRPTPRERARAELMRDLLAAARARLVAEGAGALSLRAVARDLGLASSAVYRYVPSRDALLTLLVAESYDAVGQVCEDAAAASRAAGHAPARRWLEVARAVRAWALADRHAYELIYGTPLPGYAAPPDTVAPALRVWAVLVDVVVDAAADGSLRPGGPDFDPDGVVTAAVHAFGAERGAWAELDDVQRRRAAVRSLTLFCSMLGAVSAELFGHLRGVHQDAGRTFDVTVATAAAGVGLHVDLAAAWAEAATTG; translated from the coding sequence ATGACGAGCGCCGTCCCCCGCCCGACGCCGCGGGAGCGCGCGCGGGCGGAGCTCATGCGCGACCTCCTGGCCGCCGCACGCGCCCGGCTCGTCGCGGAGGGGGCGGGCGCGCTGTCGCTGCGCGCCGTCGCCCGCGACCTCGGGCTCGCGTCGTCCGCCGTCTACCGGTACGTGCCCTCGCGCGACGCCCTGCTCACGCTCCTCGTCGCGGAGTCCTACGACGCGGTCGGGCAGGTCTGCGAGGACGCCGCCGCGGCGTCCCGCGCGGCCGGGCACGCCCCCGCCCGGCGCTGGCTCGAGGTCGCCCGCGCCGTGCGCGCGTGGGCGCTCGCGGACCGGCACGCGTACGAGCTCATCTACGGCACGCCCCTGCCCGGCTACGCCGCCCCCCCGGACACCGTCGCCCCCGCGTTGCGCGTGTGGGCCGTCCTCGTCGACGTCGTCGTCGACGCGGCGGCCGACGGCTCGCTGCGGCCGGGCGGCCCCGACTTCGACCCCGACGGCGTGGTCACCGCCGCCGTGCACGCCTTCGGCGCGGAGCGCGGCGCGTGGGCCGAGCTCGACGACGTGCAGCGCCGACGCGCGGCCGTCCGCTCGCTCACGCTGTTCTGCAGCATGCTCGGTGCGGTGAGCGCGGAGCTGTTCGGGCACCTGCGCGGCGTGCACCAGGACGCCGGCCGGACGTTCGACGTCACGGTCGCGACGGCCGCGGCGGGCGTGGGCCTGCACGTCGACCTCGCGGCCGCCTGGGCCGAGGCGGCGACGACGGGCTGA
- a CDS encoding NAD(P)/FAD-dependent oxidoreductase: MSAPTTSTTSSHVSAPPADVLVVGAGLAAAQTVAALRAHGYDGVVRVLGAEDVPPYDRPPLSKHLLDRTEPAWLTDELGLDLHGLADEVRLGVAARALEVRPGRAGAVVRTDDGEVDASCVVLATGAHAVRVPAWPTALTLHTAADAERLRTALDHGPRRLVVVGAGWIGAEVAGVAAAAGHHVTVVEARDAPLVTGLGATVGALTVPWYAAAGVDLRLGATVTTVGPDGVRLADEAHLPADVVLVAVGARPATGWLAGAVPLVDGAVAVDEAYRVLGADGPLDGLLAVGDVARRRSARYGWVPGGHWDEALRGPDLLVRRLLGADDDGGELTPYVFSTQLGHDLAMFGLPGAGDVPTVLGDPEDGGWSVLWTRGTDGPVTAALAVDRPRDVGAARRLLAGPDLPRVPLDGATSLAALPRR, translated from the coding sequence GTGAGCGCGCCCACGACCTCCACGACCTCGTCACACGTGTCGGCGCCACCGGCCGACGTCCTCGTCGTCGGGGCCGGGCTCGCGGCCGCGCAGACCGTCGCCGCGCTGCGCGCCCACGGCTACGACGGCGTGGTCCGGGTGCTGGGCGCCGAGGACGTGCCGCCGTACGACCGCCCGCCGCTGTCCAAGCACCTGCTCGACCGCACGGAGCCGGCGTGGCTCACCGACGAGCTGGGGCTGGACCTGCACGGCCTCGCGGACGAGGTCCGGCTCGGCGTCGCGGCACGCGCCCTGGAGGTCCGGCCCGGTCGGGCCGGCGCCGTCGTGCGCACCGACGACGGGGAGGTCGACGCGTCCTGCGTGGTCCTCGCCACGGGCGCGCACGCGGTGCGCGTGCCGGCGTGGCCGACCGCGCTGACGCTGCACACCGCCGCCGACGCCGAGCGGCTGCGCACCGCCCTCGACCACGGTCCCCGCCGGCTCGTCGTGGTGGGTGCCGGCTGGATCGGCGCGGAGGTCGCGGGCGTCGCGGCGGCCGCCGGCCACCACGTCACGGTGGTCGAGGCCAGGGACGCGCCGCTGGTGACGGGCCTGGGCGCCACGGTCGGCGCGCTCACGGTCCCCTGGTACGCCGCGGCGGGGGTCGACCTGCGCCTGGGCGCCACCGTCACCACGGTGGGCCCGGACGGCGTGCGGCTCGCGGACGAGGCGCACCTGCCCGCCGACGTGGTGCTCGTGGCCGTGGGGGCACGGCCCGCGACGGGCTGGCTCGCCGGCGCCGTGCCGCTCGTGGACGGGGCGGTCGCCGTCGACGAGGCGTACCGCGTGCTGGGGGCGGACGGTCCGCTCGACGGGCTGCTCGCGGTCGGCGACGTCGCCCGCCGCCGGTCGGCCCGCTACGGGTGGGTCCCGGGCGGGCACTGGGACGAGGCGCTGCGCGGCCCGGACCTGCTCGTGCGCCGGCTGCTCGGGGCCGACGACGACGGCGGGGAGCTGACGCCGTACGTCTTCTCGACCCAGCTCGGGCACGACCTCGCGATGTTCGGCCTGCCGGGTGCGGGCGACGTGCCCACCGTCCTCGGGGACCCGGAGGACGGCGGCTGGTCGGTGCTGTGGACGCGCGGCACCGACGGGCCCGTCACGGCCGCCCTCGCGGTCGACAGGCCGCGCGACGTCGGCGCCGCGCGGCGCCTGCTGGCCGGCCCCGACCTCCCGCGCGTCCCCCTCGACGGGGCGACGAGCCTGGCCGCCCTCCCCCGCCGCTGA
- a CDS encoding DUF167 domain-containing protein, with the protein MRVCPGASRTRVGGTYDDRLVVAVTARAVEGAATEAVLRAVADALGVRPRHVRLVAGATSRDKVLDVDEDAVTPPVLDALARLRAG; encoded by the coding sequence GTGCGCGTGTGCCCCGGCGCGTCGCGCACGCGGGTGGGGGGCACGTACGACGACCGGCTCGTCGTGGCCGTGACGGCGCGGGCCGTCGAGGGGGCGGCCACCGAGGCGGTGCTGCGGGCTGTGGCCGACGCGCTCGGCGTGCGGCCGCGGCACGTGCGGCTCGTGGCCGGGGCGACGAGCCGCGACAAGGTCCTCGACGTGGACGAGGACGCGGTGACCCCGCCGGTGCTCGACGCCCTGGCGCGCCTGCGGGCGGGCTGA
- a CDS encoding NAD-dependent epimerase/dehydratase family protein codes for MARHTVLGKGPVGRALAAHLADAGHEVHVLSRTGPRTGTPARTTTAAGGSVEHHRVDGTDGEALTRHARGSVALYNCVNPAYHRWVTDWPPVADALLTAAERTGAVLVTAGNLYVYGAGNQHMHEDDPLATRETKGRVRARMWHDALARHEAGALRATEVRGSDYLGPGAEAHAHAGPRMLAPLLAGGTVRPIGAADQPHTWTYLPDFAAALAAAARTPDAWGRPWHAPSPEPLTFRALVTRFAQAAGVPVPRIAPVPLAAVRALGVVQPMMRELAAVGYQFTAPFVADDAASRRVLGLEPTGWDDVVATTLDAHRSTQRAAAA; via the coding sequence ATGGCACGCCACACCGTCCTCGGCAAGGGGCCCGTCGGCCGCGCCCTCGCCGCCCACCTCGCCGACGCGGGCCACGAGGTGCACGTCCTGTCGCGCACGGGCCCCCGCACCGGGACGCCGGCCCGCACGACGACCGCCGCGGGCGGGAGCGTCGAGCACCACCGCGTCGACGGCACCGACGGCGAGGCCCTCACCCGGCACGCGCGGGGGTCCGTCGCCCTCTACAACTGCGTGAACCCCGCCTACCACCGCTGGGTGACGGACTGGCCGCCCGTCGCCGACGCGCTGCTCACGGCCGCGGAGCGCACGGGCGCCGTGCTCGTCACCGCCGGCAACCTCTACGTGTACGGCGCCGGCAACCAGCACATGCACGAGGACGACCCGCTCGCGACACGCGAGACCAAGGGCCGCGTCCGGGCCCGGATGTGGCACGACGCGCTCGCACGGCACGAGGCGGGCGCGCTGCGGGCCACCGAGGTGCGGGGCAGCGACTACCTCGGACCCGGCGCCGAGGCGCACGCACACGCCGGGCCGCGCATGCTCGCGCCGCTGCTCGCCGGCGGCACGGTGCGGCCGATCGGCGCGGCGGACCAGCCGCACACGTGGACGTACCTGCCCGACTTCGCGGCGGCGCTCGCCGCCGCGGCCCGCACCCCGGACGCGTGGGGCCGGCCCTGGCACGCGCCCTCCCCCGAGCCGCTCACGTTCCGCGCGCTCGTGACCCGGTTCGCGCAGGCGGCCGGCGTGCCCGTCCCGCGGATCGCGCCGGTGCCCCTGGCGGCGGTGCGGGCGCTCGGCGTGGTGCAGCCGATGATGCGCGAGCTGGCCGCGGTGGGGTACCAGTTCACCGCGCCGTTCGTCGCCGACGACGCCGCGAGCCGGCGGGTCCTCGGGCTCGAGCCGACGGGCTGGGACGACGTCGTGGCGACGACGCTCGACGCCCACCGGTCGACGCAGCGGGCCGCCGCGGCCTGA
- a CDS encoding alkaline phosphatase: MGGLRTARGRGTALGATALTLVLAASGATGAADGTGERGAAPDGGWWGGGSRPARNVVLLVGDGLGIAARDAIRLATVGRDGELAMDGLRYAGWTRTDPADPEEAVTDSAAGATAFATGVRTYNGAVSVDVDGTPVPTLLEHAARLRKATGLVTTAQVTDATPAAFGAHVPDRGDQSEIARQYLDDTRPDVILGGGEDWWYPEGDEGAYPDDPADPRPEVSRSTEGDLVARAEAIGYDYVTTAEELAATRADRVLGLFANEEMFEQAPEGQGDEYAPVVPLATMTAKALDVLARDRHGFFLVVEEEGIDEMAHANNAALTIEAGQAFDETVALVRDFAARHRDTLVVVVGDHETGGLAIENVDAEDESGDPAATDPGVLQSLEDGPFPIAGSDLQFTVDWTTGGHTGAATPLSAEGPRAERLARAQDNTDVFTVVLDAMRGRR; the protein is encoded by the coding sequence ATGGGCGGTCTGCGTACGGCACGGGGACGAGGCACGGCGCTCGGGGCGACAGCCCTCACGCTGGTGCTCGCGGCGAGCGGCGCCACCGGGGCCGCGGACGGGACGGGTGAGCGGGGCGCCGCCCCCGACGGCGGCTGGTGGGGCGGCGGGTCACGGCCGGCACGGAACGTCGTCCTCCTGGTCGGCGACGGGCTCGGCATCGCGGCCCGCGACGCGATCCGGCTCGCCACGGTGGGACGCGACGGCGAGCTGGCGATGGACGGCCTGCGGTACGCGGGCTGGACGCGCACCGACCCCGCCGACCCCGAGGAGGCGGTGACCGACTCGGCCGCCGGCGCCACGGCGTTCGCCACCGGTGTGCGCACGTACAACGGCGCCGTGTCCGTCGACGTCGACGGCACCCCGGTCCCGACCCTCCTCGAGCACGCAGCGCGGCTGCGCAAGGCGACCGGGCTCGTCACGACCGCGCAGGTCACCGACGCGACCCCGGCGGCGTTCGGCGCGCACGTCCCCGACCGTGGCGACCAGAGCGAGATCGCCCGGCAGTACCTCGACGACACCCGCCCGGACGTGATCCTCGGCGGCGGCGAGGACTGGTGGTACCCGGAGGGCGACGAGGGCGCCTACCCCGACGACCCGGCGGACCCGCGGCCGGAGGTCAGCCGCAGCACCGAGGGCGACCTCGTGGCCCGCGCCGAGGCGATCGGCTACGACTACGTCACGACCGCCGAGGAGCTCGCCGCGACCCGCGCCGACCGGGTGCTCGGCCTGTTCGCGAACGAGGAGATGTTCGAGCAGGCACCCGAGGGCCAGGGCGACGAGTACGCACCCGTCGTGCCGCTCGCGACCATGACCGCGAAGGCGCTCGACGTTCTCGCGCGCGACCGGCACGGCTTCTTCCTCGTCGTCGAGGAGGAGGGCATCGACGAGATGGCGCACGCGAACAACGCGGCCCTCACCATCGAGGCGGGGCAGGCGTTCGACGAGACCGTGGCGCTGGTGCGCGACTTCGCGGCGCGGCACCGCGACACTCTCGTCGTCGTCGTGGGCGACCACGAGACGGGCGGCCTCGCGATCGAGAACGTCGACGCCGAGGACGAGTCGGGCGACCCCGCCGCCACCGACCCGGGCGTCCTGCAGAGCCTGGAGGACGGCCCGTTCCCGATCGCCGGCAGCGACCTGCAGTTCACGGTGGACTGGACCACCGGCGGGCACACGGGCGCCGCGACGCCGCTGTCGGCCGAGGGGCCGCGGGCGGAGCGTCTCGCACGCGCGCAGGACAACACGGACGTGTTCACCGTGGTGCTCGACGCGATGCGGGGACGCCGCTGA
- a CDS encoding malate dehydrogenase, producing MPVSPAVVTVTGAAGQIGYALLFRIASGQLLGPDTPVRLRMLEITPALTAAEGVAMELDDCAFPLLDGIDITDDARAAFDGVNVALLVGARPRTKGMERGDLLSANGGIFGPQGAAINAGAADDVRVLVVGNPANTNAYIAAAHAPDVPKDRFTAMTRLDHNRALAQLRHRTGAAIDDIRRVTIWGNHSATQYPDLTQATIGGRPALDVVDDRTWVEETFIPTVAKRGAAIIEARGASSAASAANAAVDHVHTWVHGTREGDWTSAGVVSQGEYGVPEGLVSSFPVTASGGAFTVVPDLELDEFSRSRIDASVAELVEEREAVHALGLV from the coding sequence GTGCCCGTCAGCCCCGCCGTCGTCACCGTCACCGGCGCCGCCGGCCAGATCGGCTACGCGCTGCTCTTCCGCATCGCCTCGGGCCAGCTGCTCGGCCCCGACACGCCCGTCCGGCTGCGGATGCTCGAGATCACGCCCGCGCTGACGGCGGCGGAGGGCGTCGCGATGGAGCTCGACGACTGCGCGTTCCCGCTGCTGGACGGCATCGACATCACCGACGACGCGAGGGCGGCGTTCGACGGGGTCAACGTGGCGCTGCTCGTCGGCGCGCGTCCGCGGACGAAGGGCATGGAGCGCGGCGACCTGCTGAGCGCGAACGGCGGCATCTTCGGGCCGCAGGGCGCGGCGATCAACGCGGGCGCGGCGGACGACGTGCGCGTCCTCGTCGTCGGGAACCCGGCCAACACGAACGCGTACATCGCGGCCGCGCACGCACCCGACGTCCCGAAGGACCGGTTCACGGCCATGACGCGCCTGGACCACAACCGCGCGCTCGCCCAGCTGCGCCACCGCACGGGGGCGGCGATCGACGACATCCGCCGCGTGACGATCTGGGGCAACCACTCCGCGACCCAGTACCCCGACCTGACGCAGGCGACGATCGGCGGGCGACCCGCGCTGGACGTCGTGGACGACCGCACGTGGGTCGAGGAGACGTTCATCCCGACCGTGGCCAAGCGCGGCGCGGCGATCATCGAGGCCCGTGGCGCGTCGTCGGCCGCGTCGGCCGCCAACGCCGCGGTGGACCACGTGCACACGTGGGTGCACGGCACCCGCGAGGGCGACTGGACCTCGGCCGGCGTCGTCTCGCAGGGCGAGTACGGCGTGCCGGAGGGCCTCGTGTCGTCGTTCCCGGTCACGGCCTCGGGCGGGGCGTTCACGGTGGTGCCCGACCTCGAGCTCGACGAGTTCTCACGCTCCCGCATCGACGCGTCGGTGGCGGAGCTCGTCGAGGAGCGCGAGGCGGTGCACGCGCTCGGGCTCGTCTGA